The window AATAATGCAACTCAGAGTTTGAGCCTGAATCCATAAGCCACTATGGATTTGTGGTATCTGGAGAGATGAGAATAGATGGGAATATCTGCAATTGCCATTTGCTGTGGAACTTTCTGTAGAAGTTGCTTTCGGTCCTCACCATGGCAATGCCTCTCACTTTTGTCTAAAAACAGAGTGTCTTCGGGAGCTCCAGAATATAGCCCAACAAGTTCAGCATGCTAAGcaagagaattaaaaaaaaagtattctcTGTAAAACCTGCTTACTAATAATAACACCACTATTAATaaagcaggagacaagttgcacctttaagacccaccaagttttattcagaacgtaagcttttgtgtgctctctaagctcatttcatcagatgtggggatcaggtattgtgggctgaaatacaagcagtttgttgattaagtatgcagac is drawn from Heteronotia binoei isolate CCM8104 ecotype False Entrance Well chromosome 4, APGP_CSIRO_Hbin_v1, whole genome shotgun sequence and contains these coding sequences:
- the SPMIP10 gene encoding sperm-associated microtubule inner protein 10; this translates as MSEPKPVVPQGPSPNVVSVGLNTDLKGLVHCHLPRFSYRHGMIPNLYVMPWKQDMKYRKIKLKHAELVGLYSGAPEDTLFLDKSERHCHGEDRKQLLQKVPQQMAIADIPIYSHLSRYHKSIVAYGFRLKL